Sequence from the Ornithinimicrobium humiphilum genome:
CAGCGCATCGCCCTCGACCTGCTGCTCGACCCCGACGTGGGCATCGTCAGCCTCGGCGGCCGCGCCGGCACCGGCAAGAGCGCCCTGGCGCTGTGCGCCGGCCTGGAGGCGGTCCTGGAGCGGCGCCAGCACCGCAAGGTCATCGTCTTCCGCCCGCTCTACGCGGTCGGCGGCCAGGAGCTGGGCTACCTGCCCGGCACCGAGAACGACAAGATGGGGCCCTGGGCGCAGGCCGTCTTCGACACCCTGGGGGCCGTCGTCTCCAAGGAGGTCGTCGAGGAGGTCCTCGACCGCGACCTGCTCGAGGTGCTGCCGCTGACCCACATCCGGGGCCGGAGCCTGCACGACGCCTTCGTCATCGTCGACGAGGCCCAGTCGCTGGAGCGCAACGTGCTGCTCACCGTGCTCTCCCGTATCGGCCAGAGCTCGCGCGTCGTGCTCACCCACGACGTGGCCCAGCGCGACAACCTGCGCGTCGGTCGGCACGACGGCGTCGCGGCCGTCATCGAGACGCTCAAGGGGCACCCGCTCTTCGCGCACGTCACGCTGACGCGCAGCGAGCGCAGCCCGATCGCGGCGCTGGTCACCGAGCTGCTGGAGGGCCCGGGACACCTCTGAGGAGCGTGCGACGTGTGACTGCTGTGACTCGAGTCGACAGTTGATGGCGAAAGTTACCCGTGGGTTGTGACCTTCGCCACAAACTACCCCCCTGGGTTTGCCTTTCGCAGATCTGGCAGGCACCTTGGAAAGGCCCAGATCACGAAATGGTAACGCCGCCTGTCCCGCCGGGATCCCGTGTCGAGGTGCTCTCGCACCTCTCCCAACCCGGAGGCGGTGGGACCCTCTTCGACCGATAGGTAGTCCCCCCATGTCCCTTGCCCCTGAGCAGCAGCGCGCCTCCGGGCGCCACCGCCTCCGTCGCCTCGGCGGTCCCGCCGGCGTCGTGACCGCGACGATCGCCGCGGGATCGGTGGCCCTGGCCGCCTACGCCTCCACCGGCGGCACCGGTGCCCCGTCCGAGGCCAGCGCCTCCGTCGGCCAGACCGACCCGCAGCTGGCCGCCGACGCCGTCGCCCCCGTCAACCCCGAGACCGGCGCCACCGCCGCCTCCGCCTTCGCCGAGGCGAAGGCCCTGCGTGCCGAGCAGGGCGCCGCGGCGCTCGGCCTGAGCACCAGCCTGACCTCGACCGGTGTCGACGCCGTCCGCGAGGCCGCCGACGCGATCAGCGCGGAGAAGGCCGCCGAGCGCCGGGCCGCCGCCGAGAAGGCCGCAGCGGAGAAGGCCGCCGCCGAGCAGGCCGCCGCCGAGAAGGCCGCCGCCGAGCAGGCCGAGCGTGAGGCCGCCGAGCGGGCCGCCGCCGAGGAGGCCGCCTCCCGCAGCGCGGCCCGCCAGGCCGCTCCCGCGCAGCAGTCCGCGCCGGCCCAGCAGCCGGCACCGGCGCCCGCCCCGGCGCCGGCCCCCGTCGCCTCCGGTGACTCCCGTTCCATCGCCCGGTCGATGCTTGCCAGCTACGGCTGGGGCGACGACCAGTTCGGCTGCCTCGACGCCCTCTGGCAGCGCGAGTCCGGCTGGAGCCACACCGCGACGAACCCGTCGTCGGGCGCCTACGGCATCCCGCAGTCCCTGCCGGCCAGCAAGATGGCCAGCGCGGGCGCCGACTGGCAGACCAACCCGGCCACCCAGATCCGTTGGGGCCTGGGCTACATCTCCGGTCGCTACGGCAGCCCCTGCAACGCCTGGGCGCACTCCCAGTCCGTCGGCTGGTACTGAGCCCACCGCATACCCCTGCACCGCGAGCGCGGTCCGTCCCTGCTGGACGGGCCGCGCTCGCGGCGTTCCTGCGCTCCCCGGCCGTCGGCTTCGGGGCGCCCCGGGGCCGGATCGGCCCTAGGGTGTGGCCGTGAGTGCAGGCAACGTGGCCCGTGAGGGCGCCCAGACCGCCCGGAAGATCAGCCGCAACCCGTGGGTGGAGCGTCTCGCCCGGGCGGGCTATGCCGCCAGCGGCCTGATCCACGTCGTCATCGGCGTGATCGCGGCGCGGGTTGCCCTGGGGGGCTCGGGGGGCGACAGCGCCGACCAGAGCGGCGCGCTGGAGTCGCTGCGCTCCGCCCCGGCCGGCCCGCTGCTGCTCTGGCTGTGCGTCGCGGGCTTCGCCGGCCTGGCGCTCTGGCGGCTCCTCAACGCCATCGTGGGCGTGGAGGAGCTCAAGGACCGGGCGACCGAGGGCACCCAGGCGGTCGTCTACGCCGTGCTGGGCGTCACCGCGCTCTCGTTCGCGCGCGGCGGCGGCTCGGACGGCGAGGAGAGCACCCAGGACCTCACGGCCACCCTGCTGGGCGCACCCTTCGGTCGGATGCTCGTGCTGCTGGTCGGTGCCACCGTCGTCGTCGTGGGCGGCTACCACGTCTACAAGGGACTGTCCGAGAAGTTCCTCGAGGACCTGCAGCTGCCGGGCGGCCGGACCGGCCAGGTCGTGCGGTGGGCCGGGCGTCTCGGCTATCCCGCCAAGGGGATCGCCCTGGTCATCGTCGGCCTGCTCTTCGCCTACGCCGGGGCGACGGCCGACCCCGACAAGGCCGGCGGCCTCGACAGCGCGCTCAAGACCCTCGTCGACCAGCCCTTCGGTCCCGTCCTGCTGGGCGTCATCGCGGTCGGCCTGGTGCTCTACGGCGTCTACTCCTTCGGCCGCGCCCGCTACGGGAAGCTGTGACCTGGGGGCACCGGCCGTCGGGAAGCGCGGGTGTCCCTGTCACAATGCAGCCCATGGGTTCGCAGGCCAATGGTGCCGTCATCCCCTCCCCGTACGTCGAGCTCGACCGCGCGGACTGGGCGCGGTTGCGGGAGGAGCACCCGATGCACCTCGACGCCGCGGACGTCGAGCGGCTCCGGGGTCTCGGTGAACCCCTGGACATGGCCGAGGTCGAGCAGGTCTACCTCCCGATCAGCCGACTGCTCTCCTTCTACGAGGAGGCCACCGGCGCCCTGCACCAGGTGACCAGCGACTTCCTGCTCGAGCGGCAGCCCGAGCGGACCCCCTTCGTCATCGGGGTGGCCGGCTCGGTCGCCGTGGGCAAGTCCACGACCGCCCGCATCCTCGCCGAGCTCATCCGGCGCTGGCCCAGCAGCCCCGAGGTCTCCCTCGTCACCACCGACGGCTTCCTGCACCCCAACGTGGTGCTGCGCGAGCGCGGGCTCATGGAGCGCAAGGGCTTCCCGGAGTCCTACGACCGGCGGGCGCTGCTGCGCTTCGTCTCCGAGGTGAAGGCCGGCCGTGCCGAGGTCCGGGCTCCCGTCTACAGCCACCTCGTCTACGACATCGTCCCCGACGAGGAGATCGTGGTGCGCCAGCCCGACGTGCTCATCGTCGAGGGGCTCAACGTCCTCCAGCCGCCGCGGCCCCACCCCAACGGCCGCGGCCCGGGCCTGGCGGTGAGCGACTTCTTCGACTTCTCGGTCTACGTCGACGCGCACGTCTGCAACATCAAGAAGTGGTACATCGAGCGCTTCCTCCGGCTGCGGGAGACGGCCTTCGCCGACCCCCACTCCCACTTCCACCGCTACGCCTCCCTCAGCGACGACGAGGCGGTCCTGACCGCCTCGGACATCTGGGACTCGATCAACGAGCCCAACCTGATCAACAACATCCTGCCGACCCGCAGCCGCGCCACGCTGGTGCTCCTCAAGGGGGCCGACCACAGCGTCGATCGGGTCCGGCTGCGCCGTCTCTGACGGCGGGGACGGGTCCGGCCCGCCCTAGGACGTACCCTGTGTCCCATGTGTGGAATCGTCGGATATGTCGGCCCCCGGGCCAGCGAGAAGGCCCTGGACGTCGTCATGGAGGGGCTCGGCCGCCTCGAGTACCGCGGCTACGACTCCGCCGGGGTGGCAGTCGTGGCAGGGGACCGGGTGGACACCCGCAAGCGCGCGGGCAAGCTGGGCAACCTGCGCTCGGCCATCACCGACGCGCCGCTGCCCGAGACCGCGACCGCCATCGGGCACACCCGGTGGGCCACGCACGGCGGTCCGACGGACGAGAACGCCCACCCGCACCGGGGCGGCCGTGACGGCAAGCTCGCCCTGGTCCACAACGGCATCATCGAGAACTTCCACTCGCTGCGGTCGCGCCTCGCGGCCGAGGGTGTGGAGTTCACCTCCGAGACCGACACCGAGGTCGTCGCGCACCTGCTGAGCGCCGCCTTCGACCGCACCGGCGACCTGACCACCGCGATGCGCGAGACCGTCGCCGAGTTGCACGGCGCCTTCACGCTGCTCGCCGTGCACGCCGACCAGCCGGACACCGTCGTCGGTGCCCGCCGCAACTCCCCGCTCGTGGTCGGCCTGGGCGAGGGCGAGAACTTCCTCGGCTCCGACGTCGCCGCCTTCATCGGCCACACCCGCCACGCCCTCGAACTGGGTCAGGACCAGATCGTCACGATCACCCCCGACTCCTACACCGTCGTCAACTTCGACGGCACCCCCTCCGACGGCAAGGCCTACGAGGTCACCTGGGACGCCGCCGAGGCCGAGAAGGGCGGCTACGCCACCTTCATGGAGAAGGAGATCAACGACCAGCCCCACGCGGTCGCCGACACCCTGCTGGGCCGCACCGACTCCGAGGGCCGGCTGGCCCTGGACGAGCTGCACATCTCCGAGGACGAGCTGCGCGCCGTCACCAAGATCGTCATCGTCGCCTGCGGCACCGCCGCCTACGCCGGGATGGTCGCCAAGTACGCCATCGAGCACTGGACCCGCATCCCCGTCGAGGTCGAGCTCGCCCACGAGTTCCGCTACCGCGACCCGGTGATCGACGAGCACACGCTCGTGGTCTCGATCTCGCAGTCCGGCGAGACGATGGACACCCTGATGGCCGTGCGCCACGCCAAGGAGCTCGGCGCCCGCACCGTCTCCATCTGCAACACCCACGGCTCGACGATCCCGCGCGAGTCCGACGCGGTGCTCTACACCCACGCCGGCCCCGAGATCGCCGTCGCCTCCACCAAGGCCTTCCTCGCGCAGATCACCGCCAGCTACATCCTGGGCCTCTACCTGGCCTCGCTGCGCGGCACCGCCTACGGCGAGGACGCGGCGCAGGTCATGGCCGAGCTCGCGACCGTCCCGGGCAAGATCGAGGAGCTGCTGACCCGCATGGACCGGGTCAAGGA
This genomic interval carries:
- a CDS encoding lytic transglycosylase domain-containing protein, whose amino-acid sequence is MSLAPEQQRASGRHRLRRLGGPAGVVTATIAAGSVALAAYASTGGTGAPSEASASVGQTDPQLAADAVAPVNPETGATAASAFAEAKALRAEQGAAALGLSTSLTSTGVDAVREAADAISAEKAAERRAAAEKAAAEKAAAEQAAAEKAAAEQAEREAAERAAAEEAASRSAARQAAPAQQSAPAQQPAPAPAPAPAPVASGDSRSIARSMLASYGWGDDQFGCLDALWQRESGWSHTATNPSSGAYGIPQSLPASKMASAGADWQTNPATQIRWGLGYISGRYGSPCNAWAHSQSVGWY
- a CDS encoding DUF1206 domain-containing protein — its product is MSAGNVAREGAQTARKISRNPWVERLARAGYAASGLIHVVIGVIAARVALGGSGGDSADQSGALESLRSAPAGPLLLWLCVAGFAGLALWRLLNAIVGVEELKDRATEGTQAVVYAVLGVTALSFARGGGSDGEESTQDLTATLLGAPFGRMLVLLVGATVVVVGGYHVYKGLSEKFLEDLQLPGGRTGQVVRWAGRLGYPAKGIALVIVGLLFAYAGATADPDKAGGLDSALKTLVDQPFGPVLLGVIAVGLVLYGVYSFGRARYGKL
- the coaA gene encoding type I pantothenate kinase codes for the protein MGSQANGAVIPSPYVELDRADWARLREEHPMHLDAADVERLRGLGEPLDMAEVEQVYLPISRLLSFYEEATGALHQVTSDFLLERQPERTPFVIGVAGSVAVGKSTTARILAELIRRWPSSPEVSLVTTDGFLHPNVVLRERGLMERKGFPESYDRRALLRFVSEVKAGRAEVRAPVYSHLVYDIVPDEEIVVRQPDVLIVEGLNVLQPPRPHPNGRGPGLAVSDFFDFSVYVDAHVCNIKKWYIERFLRLRETAFADPHSHFHRYASLSDDEAVLTASDIWDSINEPNLINNILPTRSRATLVLLKGADHSVDRVRLRRL
- the glmS gene encoding glutamine--fructose-6-phosphate transaminase (isomerizing) translates to MCGIVGYVGPRASEKALDVVMEGLGRLEYRGYDSAGVAVVAGDRVDTRKRAGKLGNLRSAITDAPLPETATAIGHTRWATHGGPTDENAHPHRGGRDGKLALVHNGIIENFHSLRSRLAAEGVEFTSETDTEVVAHLLSAAFDRTGDLTTAMRETVAELHGAFTLLAVHADQPDTVVGARRNSPLVVGLGEGENFLGSDVAAFIGHTRHALELGQDQIVTITPDSYTVVNFDGTPSDGKAYEVTWDAAEAEKGGYATFMEKEINDQPHAVADTLLGRTDSEGRLALDELHISEDELRAVTKIVIVACGTAAYAGMVAKYAIEHWTRIPVEVELAHEFRYRDPVIDEHTLVVSISQSGETMDTLMAVRHAKELGARTVSICNTHGSTIPRESDAVLYTHAGPEIAVASTKAFLAQITASYILGLYLASLRGTAYGEDAAQVMAELATVPGKIEELLTRMDRVKEIAYYMADSRSVLFLGRHVGYPVAMEGALKLKELAYIHAEGFAAGELKHGPIALIEPGQPVFVIVPSPGVEHGLHDKVVSNIQEIRARGARTLVIAEEGDEDVVPFADEVIRVPHTSPLLAPLLTVVPLQVFALHLSTAKGLDVDQPRNLAKSVTVE